One window of the Alligator mississippiensis isolate rAllMis1 chromosome 5, rAllMis1, whole genome shotgun sequence genome contains the following:
- the TMEM150B gene encoding modulator of macroautophagy TMEM150B → MAVANGSVNITVVFPYISTCGSFPPQSCIFGQVLNLGAFVVVWISVLKYQQVREYGCHSALNTTGLVLGLLCALGASIVGNFQQSNQLETHLVGAFLAFAVGVGYFWVQAILTYRVTPRHGGNWIGPIRIFLCAGSTTFLVAMVTLHMVGLRSVAAGCEWALAMTLFLLFGLFAVEFRHVTGCSLRLQCPMPTHTHELVTASNPTLAL, encoded by the exons ATGGCCGTGGCCAACGGGTCCGTGAACATCACTGTCGTGTTCCCCTACATAAG cacctgtggctccttcccaccccagagctgcaTCTTTGGTCAAGTGCTCAACTTGGGGGCTTTTGTAG TGGTCTGGATCTCGGTCCTGAAGTACCAGCAGGTGCGGGAGTATGGCTGTCACAGCGCCCTAAACACCACTGGACTTGTGCTGGGGCTGCTGTGTGCACTGGGTGCCTCCATCGTGGGCAACTTCCAG caaaGTAACCAGCTGGAGACCCACCTAGTGGGTGCCTTCCTGGCTTTTGCGGTGGGTGTCGGGTACTTCTGGGTCCAGGCTATCCTGACTTATCGGGTGACCCCACGGCACGGTGGGAACTGGATCGGACCAATCAGGATCTTTCTCTGCGCAGGCAGCACCACTTTCCTCGTGGCCA TGGTGACCCTGCACATGGTGGGCTTGCGGTCGGTGGCTGCGGGCTGCGAGTGGGCCTTGGCCATGACCCTCTTCCTGCTCTTCGGGCTTTTTGCTGTGGAGTTCCGGCATGTCACTGGCTGCTCCCTACGGCTGCAatgccccatgcccacccacacccacGAGCTGGTGACAGCCTCCAACCCCACCCTGGCACTCTAG